The Archangium primigenium genomic interval GTGCCGGGTGAGGACGATGCCGTCGGCCAGGGCCGGGGGCGTGAAGAGGAAGGGCTCGAAGCGCGCGGAGTCCTTGCCCATGTGGTAGGCGATGACGGTGCGGATGGCGTGCGCGTGGGGCTGGCTGGCGTAGACGGACGTGAAGTCCGCCTCGCCGGAGAGCACCGCGTGCAGCGCCCGGCGGTACGTCCCCAGGAAGCGCTGCTCGCCCAGGTACGAGTCCGGCGACAGGCCCTGCTCCTCGAGGAAGCGCACGGGCATCAGGTAGCCGCCCGTGGACCGGGGAGCGACCCAGGCGGCGCGCTGGCCCCGGAGCGTCTCCAGGGTGAGGGGCGCGTCGGCGCGGCAGACGAGGGCGGCCTGGTAGCGGCAACTGCCGGCGCGCACCGCGCGCAGCACCGCGCGCGCCCGCGGCGCGAAGGCATCGCACTGCTCGGCCGTGCCCCACACCATGTCCACCTGCCCGCCCTGGAGCGCCGCGTCCACGGCCTCGTAGGTCGGCGAGAACTCGGCGACCACCGGCCGGCCCAACCGCTCCGACAGCACCCGGCAGAACAGCTCCACCCGGACGTGTTCGCGGACCTCACCGAGCGAGGGGTAGAGCAGGAAGCGAATGGGTCTGAGCGACGGGGTCACGTGGGCTCCTCACTCCCCGAGTGCAAGGCACCGGCTCCGGCCCGATGACCTGGCGCCATGATATTCGCTCCCCCTCGGATTACCATCACCGCTTTCGCATCTCGCTTGGTTGCTGGCTTTTCCAAGTTAAGCGGCTATTTCCATGTCCGATGAGAAAAATTCATTTCGTGAAGGACAGGAGGGAATGGCATCGTGAGCTGAATCGTATTAGTTTGAGCCGCTTGCACCCCGTCATGTTCTTCCAACTCTTCCTCTGCGCACTGCTGGCCGTCCAGCAGCCGTCCGTCGTCGTGCGGTCGGCGGCATGGCAGCCGTGTCGCGCGTTGACGAGCAGCCCGAACAACGGGCTGGGGGGCGTGGCGGAAGAAGAGAAGCTGCACGGCATGGGCTCGCTGGGTCGGCCCCGGCTGAGCGCCATCCTGGGCTCGGGCGGAGGGCCGGGCCCCGTGCCCCGGGCACGCCGCCTCGTGCGCCCCCTGCCCACCCCGATCCTCTCGGGCCAGGACATCGCCCGGAGTCATTGGCGCGCCGTGTTGTTGCCGCCGCGCAATGCGTTGGACGACGACGATCCACCCTCACCGGTGTGAAGCAACCCCTCGGGGGTCCCTGCTTCGCGCCGGTCGTGTGAGCCGCCCGTTCTCGAATCCAACCGTTCAATCGCCAGCCACCCAGCACGTCGCGTGCGGGGAGGACTGGCTCCGCTCTGACTTCGCACCCACTTTTTCCCATGCTCTTGAATTCTTCTTCGCGCTCCCCGTCGCGTCCGCCCGCCATGCGCCCGGCCCTCGGCCTGGGTGAACTGCTTCCCCATTGGAAGGCCCTCTTCTCCGCCCGTCACCTCAAGGGGGACCTCCAAGCGGGCTGGCGTGTGGCGGCCGTCGCCATTCCCCTGTCGCTGGCCATCGGCCTGGCCTCGGGGGTGTCTCCCGAGGTGGGCCTGCTGTCGGCCATGATCGCGGGCGTGGTGTGCGCCCTGTTCGGTGGCACGTCCCTGCTCATCAGTGGTCCCGCGGCCGCCATGGCGGTCCTCATCGCCTCGGCCGTGAGCCAGTACGGTCTGGGGGGCCTGGTCGTCATCGGCCTGGGCGTGGGCCTGCTGCAGGTGGTCAGCGGCATGCTCGGGTTCGGTCGGATCATCCGCTCGGTGCCCATGCCGGTGGTCTCGGGCTTCATCGCCGGTATCGGCGCCGTGCTCTTCATCTGGCAGCTGCCGCGCGCGCTGGGCGTGACGCCGCCGGACGAGTCGCACGTGTTCGACGTGTTCACCCACCTGGGCCAGCTCATCGGCGAGGCGCGGCCCGTGACGGTGTTCCTCACGCTCGTCACCCTGGGGCTCACCCTGGGCCTGCCCCGCGTCCTGCCGCGCCTGCCCGCGCCGTTCATCGCCGTGGCCTTCACCACCGTCACGGCCTGGGCGCTGAGCCTCCAGGTGCAGACGCTCGGCGTGCTGCCCCACGCCGTTCCCCAGTGGACCCTGCCCACCCTGCCCACCTCGGGCTGGGGCTCGCTCTTGAGCACCGTGCTCGTCATGTTCGCGCTGTCCTCGCTCGCGTCGATCATGTCCGGCAGCGCGGTGGCCAACCTGGGCGTGGGCCAGAAGCATGATCCGGATCAGGATCTGGTGGGCCTGGGCCTGGGCAACATGGCGGTGTCGCTGCTCGGCGGCATCCCGGTGACGGGCGCCCTGGCGCGCTCGGCGCTCAACGTGCGCGCGGGCGCCCATACCCGGCGCGCCTCCATCATCCAGGCCGTGGTCGTGCTGGCGGTGGTGGTGCTGCTCACGCCCGTGCTCGCCCACATCCCCATCCCGGCGCTCACCGGCGTGCTGCTCGCGCTGGCCATCCGCATGCTCCACCCGCAGGATCTCATCACCCTGTGGAAGGCGTCCCACCTGGAGGCGGGCGTCTTCCTGGTGACGTTCCTGGCGGTGGTGCTGGTGGACTTCGCGGCGGGCGTGCAGACGGGCATCATCGTGGCGCTGGCCATCGCGGTGGTGCGCCTGGGCCGCTCGCAGACGGGCCTCTTGCAGATGGAGACGCCCGGCCCCTACCGCTTCCTGCTCAGCGGGCCGCTGACGTTCCTGTCCTCGGCGACGCTCGAGTCCTTGCGCTCGGAGGCCGCGGGCCTGGATCCCGCGCGCAGCGTGGTGTTCGACCTGTCGGACGTGCCGTCGATGGATGCCTCGAGCGCGGGGCTGCTCGTGGAGCTCATGGAGTCGCTCGTGGAGACCAACCGCCGGGTCGTCATCCAGGGCGCGCGCGCCGAGGTGCGCAACGCCCTGCTGCGCCACCCGCGCGGCGCCCAGCTCGAGCCCCTGTTCGCCATCTCCGAGTCGGACGTGGTGGAGAAGCTCAAGGGCAGCAACCCCTCCTCCACGCACGACCGCCTGGTGCACGGCGTGGAGCGCTTCCGTCAGCGCCGCCGCTCGCGCTACGAGCCGCTCTTCGATCAGCTCGCGCACGGGCAGAAGCCGCACACGCTGCTCATCACCTGCTGCGACAGCCGCATCAGCCCCAACCTCATCACCTCCACGGATCCCGGCGAGCTCTTCATCGTGCGCAACATCGGCAACCTGGTGCCCCACGCCAGCTCGCCCCTGGCGCCCGCGGTCAGCAGCGCCATCGAGTACTCGCTGCTGGTGCTGGGCGTGTCGGACGTCATCGTCTGCGGGCACTCGGCCTGCGGCGCGATGAAGGCCCTCCTGGCCGCCAAGCCCCCCGAGGGCGTGCCGGGCGTGGTGGACTGGCTCGCCGAGGGCAAGGCGTCGCTCGAGGGCCTGCCCCCGGACACCTCGCCCGAGGACCTGGCCAAGCACAACGCCCTGGTGCAGCTGCGCCACGCGCTCAGCAACGACGCGCTGCGCCGCAAGCACGAGGCGGGCGAAGTGAAGCTGCACGCGTGGTTCTACGACGTGGGCGAGTCCGAGGTGCTCGAGTACAACGAGACGACCCGCACGTGGAATCCGCTCGGCAGCAAGGCCCCGGGCCGCTCCGCGTCCGACGCCAACGGCCACGGCCCGGACCATGGGGCCCCGTCCGAGCCCGCGCACATCGTCTGAGTTCCCACCCGCTGAGTGCCCACCGGCCGGGCCCCGCGCACGCGGAGGCCCGGCCCGTCGGGTGTGGGGTCCGGCGCTAGAAGGCGCTGAACGTGGTGATGGTGTAGGTGTCCTTGATGCCGGGCAGCGTCTGGATGCGCTCGGTGACGAAGCGCCCGATGTCCTGGGCCTTCTCCAGATGGAACTTGGCCAGCAGGTCGTAGCCGCCCGAGGTGGAGTAGACCTCGGCGGCCTCGTCGACCTGGTCGGCGATCAGCGCCGCGGCCTTGTACGTCTGCCCCAGCTCACACTTGATCATGACGAAGATGGTGTGCACGGCCGCGCACCCTATCACGCCACCTCGGAAAGCGGACCCGGCGAGCCACTGTCCTCCCGACGCGTGAGTCGGCGCATGGACGTCTTGCCCACCACGATGTCCACCATCTTCCGCGCCCGCGTCCACACGCTCTCCTGGATGTAGGGCAGACCGTGGCGCTCGCACAGCGCCCGCACCTGGGGCTGCACCCGCTGGTACTGGCGCATGGACAGGTCCGGGAAGAGGTGGTGCTCGATCTGGTAGTTGAGCCACAGGTGCAGGTAGTCGTTGACGTCCCCGCCCGTGCGGTAGTTCGCCGTGCCGAGCACCTGCTGCAGGTAGCGCGCGCCCCGGTTCTCCGGCTTGGAGTCGAAGCGGTACAGGTCCTCGCCGGTGTGGTTGGGGCCCACCACGAGGAAGGTGTGCAGGTTGGTGAGCACCTCGGCGCCGAGTGAGTTGCACGCGGCGCTGAACGCGGCCCACGGCCCGAGCGGCAGGAAGAGCGCGGGCAGGCCCACGAAGTGCCACAGCGCATAGGGCGCGTAGCCCGAGCGCAGCACCTCGGCCCACTCCTCGCGCGTGAGCGGCCCGTCCGGCCGGCGCTTGCGCCGCAGCGAGGCGAGCGTCTCCGGGGCGTAGTAGCTGGCGCGCCAGGTGATGGCGAGCAGGGCCAGCTGCGTGTAGCGCAGCGCGAGCGGGAGATCCTCCCGGCGCAGCGAGCCCTCGGCGTTGCGCTCGAGCAGGTCCGGATCCGCGTCCTCGCCCGTGTGCGAGTGGTGCAGCACGTTGTGCTCGAACATCCACGCCTCGGGCAGCATCCAGTCGAACCAGTCGACGAAGCGGCGCGCGCCCTTGGCGAAGCCCTTGCTCGTGCGCTCGGCGGGAGCGCCCGGCACGCGGTCATAGCCGCGGTGCCCCACGTGGTGCATGAGCAGCCAGCGCGTGGAGCGGCCGAGGCTCAGCGCCGCCATGCTCAGCGGGTTGGGCCCGAGCCAGCAGGTGGCCGCGCCCAGCGCCGTGGCGGCGCGGCCCCAGCGCTCGATCTTCCGCAGGTGGGCGAGATCCTCCTCGCCCACCGTGGCGTCGATCTCCGCGCGCAGCGCGCGCACGTCCCGAAGAAACGCCTCCAGGTCCACGGTGGAAGGATCGAAGGCGGGAGCGTCAACGGACATGCGCGGGACCTCGGGGCACCCGCGCCGTGTGCGCTCAGGTGCTGGGAACGGGGGTGTGGCTCGCCATGGTACTCATATCGAGCGCGATCACCATCAGCAGGCCCAGGCACGGCAAGAGCAGGACGATGGTGCCGAAGCTCAGGAACAGGAACGAGCCCAGGACGCTGCCGAGCACGAAGGACAGCGCCAGCCCCATCTGCAGGCGCGCCCGCTCGAACTGCTGAGCGCGGGGCAGGCCCACCAGGCGGTCCCACAAGCCCCGGGCGCCCCCGTCCCGGAAGCCATCGCGCAGCCACACCAGCACGCGCACCGCCTGGATGCCCAGGTCCGTGAGCACGCCCGTCAGGTGCGTGGGGCGCACCACCGCGCCGGACACCCGCGTGGTGAGCGCGTTCTGCAGGCCCATGGAGAAGGCCAGGCAGCGCAGCAGGAAGTTCTCGTGCATCTCGGGGTTGGTGTGGCCCCAGAAGGCCACCGCGCCGAGCGTGGCGATCTCCAGCGCGAGCGCGGGGATGTACTGGCCCCGCCGGCGCTTGCGCGACGTCTCGAGCAGCGCCTCGGAGGCACACGCGCCGAGGATGAACGCGATGACGAGGTAGCCCGCCTCCAGCGCGTTGTCCAAGCGGCCACTGGCGAACGATTCACCGAACCAGGAGACGTTGCCCGTCATGTGGCTGATGCGCACGCCGAACGCGAAGAAGGCGATCGCGTTCACGCCTCCCGCGATGCCCGCGAGCAGCAGGGCCAGCGTGAAATAGGAGAAACGATTCCGGGCCGTGGTCTCTTCACTGAAGCTCATGTGGGGGCGGATGATCTGGAGTGGAGGGAGTGGGTTCGCGCACCGCGAAACAGCGCGCGAAGGCAACATGTTCCCAGAAATCCCAGGCGCAAGCCAACCCCGAGGACCCCTGCCCCACGGGGTCCCCGGCATCGAACAGAAGCCCTAGCCCACGGGCCGCTGCAGCGCCTGTAGCAATTCCAGCGCCTCGGTCACCGCCTGCCACACCTGCATCGCCTTGAGGTTCTCCTCACCGCCCTGGAGGGTGCGCTTGGCCACACGCTCCAGCGGGGCCAGGGCGTTCTCCACCAGGGACAGCTGCCGACCCAGCTCGGCGGGCGCGGGTCCGGAGATGGCTGCACGCTGCAACGACTGCGCGGGAGGCCGCTCGGACATGACCTTCACCGCCTGGGACATCTGCTCCATGTACTTGCCCAGGTCCGCGGGCGGGGGCGCGGCCATGGGCGCCACGGCGACGGGCCGCTCGGCCAGGGCCTTCATCGCCTGGGTGAGCTGCTCCATCACCGGGCCCAGGTCCACGGCCGTCGGAGCGGGCGTCACGGAGCGCTCGGCGAGGGCCCGGAGCACCTTGGCCAGGTGCTGCAGGTAGGGCGAGAGGTCCGGCGCGGCGGGCACCTGGACCACGGGCGCGGGCGCCTCGCGGCGGGCCACTTCCAAGAGCGCCTCGCGCAGGGACTCCAGCCGCGGCGTCACCTCCGCCAGCGGGCCGGGCCCCGTGGGCGCGCGCGCCGTCTCGGCCGCGCGCACCACCGCGTCGCGCACCGCGCCGAGCTGCTCCTCGATGGCGCCGAGCTGTCCGGTGACGCGCGCCACCGGATCGTCCTCCTTGCCGCCCATGCGCTTGACGCGCGCGAAGCCCTGCTTGATCTCCTCCCAGCGCGCCGCCTGGGTGGGCGAGAGTCGGCCGCGCATCTCCTGCAGCTTGAGCAGGTTCTGCTCGGCCGCGGTGGTGAGCGTCTGCGACTCGCCTTGGTAGTGATCGTCGAGCAGCCGCTCCAGCTCGTCGTTCGTCATGGCGGCGACGACCTTCTCGGTCACCTTGCCCATGTTGCGGTAGCTGCCCTGCAGCTTGAAGGGCGGCTCGGTGCGGAAGCGCTCGTCCTGGGCCGCCGAGGCGATGTACTGCAGGTTCACCTTGAGCAGCACGTCCTGGACGCGGAAGAGCCGCTGGAACACGGCGACGATCTCCTGCAGCTCGGCGGCGGCGTAGCCGTAGGACAGCTCGCCCGAGGGGATCTCCTCGCCCTGGGCCATGCGGATGAGCTTGTGGATGTCCGCCGGCTCGCGCGTGGCGAGCGGCGCCAGCACGGAGTTGGAGGTGAGCGCGTTCTCGATGTAGCTCAGCGCGAAGAGGTGCTCCTTGCCGTCGAGGATGTCACCCAGGTTGTAGGTGTCCGCGCGGTTGGCGAGCATGTCCGGAATCCGGAAGCGCTCGCCCGTCTCCGTATAGGGGTTGCCCGCCATCACCACGCAGAACTTCTTGCCGCGCAGGTCGTACGTGCGCGTCTTGCCGTTCCACACGCCCTCGACGCGGCGCTGGCCGTCGCACAGGGAGATGAACTTCTGGAGCAGCTCCGGATCCGTGTGCTGGATGTCGTCGAGGTAGAGCATCACGTTGTTGCCCATCTCGAAGGACAGGTTGATGCGCTCCACCTCCTGGCGGGCCGTGGCGTTGGGGGCCTCGGCGGGATCCAGGGACGTGACGGAGTGGCCGAGCGCCGGGCCGTTCACCTTGACGAAGGTGAGCCCCAGGCGGCTGGCCACGTACTCCATGAGGGTCGTCTTGCCGTAGCCCGGCGGCGACATGAGCAGGAGCATGCCCATGCGATCCGTGCGCTTGTTCTCCCCCGCCGAGCCGAGCTGCTTGGCGAGGTTGGCGCCGATGAGGGGCAGGTACACCTCGTCGATGAGCCGGTTGCGCACGAAGGACGTGAGCACCTTGGGGGTGAACTCCTCCAGGCGCAGGCGGCGGCGCTCCTTCTCGAGCAGGTCGCGCAAGAGCCCCCGGTAGGCGTGGTAGGCGGGCACGCGCACCTGACGGAAGTCGCTCAGGCGGGTGAGGAACTCGTCCAGGCGCAAGGGCAGCACCCGGTCGTGGATGCGCGGGTGCTGGCCCAGCATGCCCGGCACCTCGGCGGACGTGAGCGCGCCGGCCACCTCGCGGTCCAGCTTGCGCTCGGTGAGCAGCACCACCGCGGCCTCCACCGCCACGTGGGCCGCCGCGCCCGGACCGCCCTCGCGCCGCGCGAGGAACGCGTCCACCCAGGCGCGCACCACCCGCAGCCGCTCGGGCAGGTTCTTCTCCAGGCCGCGCAGGTCGTCCTCGAAGGCCGAGCGCGTGTTGGTGCGATCCAACTGGGCGATGAGCGCGTCCTTGAGCGCCACCGCCTCACCGCTGGTGGTGAAGCGCGGACGCTCCACGCCCAGCTCCTCCACGAGGTAGCGCCCGGCGAGTCGCGCCTCCGCGGGGCCCACCCGCACGCCCACGCCCTCCAGGTACGCGCCGATGCGCGTGCCGGCCTCCTCGCCGAGCACCGTCAGCTCCGCCGTCTCCCCGAACGCGCCGCGCAGGCGGTGCAGGCTCCGGGCACGGCGGTGCAGGAGCACCTTCTCCTCGGCCTCACCGCCCAGCGCCCAGTACAGGGCCGCCCAGGCGCGCGGCGTGGGCGCGAAGCGCAGGAGTCCCGCGCCGGTGTGCATGGCGAGCAGTCGCCCGAGAATGGCCACCGCGTCCGCGTCGTGGATGCCGCGCTCGTAGCCCTCGTCGTAGCGGTCCGCCGCGTGGGCGCGCACCTTCTCGAGCAGGCCATTGGGCTCGTGCTCCGCCTGGCGCAGCGCCGCGAGCGTCACCCCGCCCTTGCCCTCCTCCGCGTCCAGGAGCACCTGCGCGGCGAGGTACTCGGCGCGGTACACCTCGGGCGTCTCGGAGACGAGGTGCTGATCCCAGAGCGGGCGGAACTGCTCCAGCGCGGGGTCCTCCAGCTTCTGGGCGTAGTCGGTGCCCGTGAGCTGCAGGTAGAGCGCGCCCTCGCGCGGCACCAGCGTCAGGTCCAACGACTGGGTGTTGACGTTGAAGCGGTGCTTGCCGAACTTGATGACGGGAGCGCCCGAGCCCTCCTCGTACAGATCATTGCGGTCGCGCAGCGCGCGCAGGGCGTCCTGGCGCGCCGTCTTCACGCGGCTGAGCACCTCGTCCGCGCGCACGCTGTCCTGCACGTCCAGGAGCTGCTGGGCGAGCTGCCGCAGCTTGAGCACCATGGAGTCCGAGGCGAAGTACGAGTGGAGCTCGTCCTCGGCCTTGAAGGACTTGGCGCGGCGGTTGACGCCGGTGAGGATGCGCTCGGCGGCGCCGAAGAGGTTCTGCGCGCGGCGCTGCCGCTCGTCCACGAGCGCCTGCTTCTTCTGGCCGAACGCCTCCAGCAGCTCCTCGCGCTTCTGGGTGAGCTGGCCGAGGAACTCGTCGAACTCGCCGAAGCGGCCCTCCATCTCCTCGAGCTGCACGGTGAGGCGCGAGAGCCCCTCGTCGCACTTCTCCGGGGAGTCCGCCACGCTCAGCGCGCTCTCCACCGCCTGGCCGAGCAGCTTGAACTGGGCGCCGAACTCGGCGCGCTTCTCGCGGCCCACCAGCTCCTTGCGCCGCGCGATGAGGCCCGCGCGCACCCGGTTGAGGCGGCTGAACAGCTCGGAGATGCCCTCGAGGATGCGCGCGCGCGCCAGCGGGTCGCCCACCTGCAGGCCGCCCACCGTCTCGCTGAGCACCTCCAGGCCCTTGCCCACCTGCTCCACGTCCTCGGCGAGCGGCGCGAGCTCCATCGTCGTCTGGATGGGCTCGAGCTTCTGCAACAGCTCCTCGAGCCGGGTGGCCAGGGGCTTGAGCGCCTCGTCGCGCTGGAGGAAGCCCACGGCGTCGGCGCTCACCCGGTCCGTCTCGTCGACGACCTGTTGCTCCATCTGCCCCAGGCGCGCCGTGTCGATGTAGCGCACCTCCTTGAGGGTGATGAGCTGGCCGCGCTGCTTGCGCAGGTCGGACAGGGCATGCATGAAGCCCTCGGCGCTCTGCAGCTCCTCGGGCCGCACGCGCAGGAGCACCTGCTCCTGGGCGGTCACCGCGTTGGCGAGGGAGTCCTGGGCGCGCTTGCGCAGGGCGAGCACCTTCTCGAACTCGTCGATGATGAGTTCGGAGGTGCGCCGCAGCTGCTCGATGCCCGCGGACAGCCGCGTCTCCTCGTGCCCGAGCCAGTAGAAGGCGTCGAGCATGCGCGTGCCGGAGCCGGCCAGGTCCTCGTAGGTGCGGCGCGAGGGCTTGTCCGTGCGCGCCAGGCGCACGAGCGTCAGCGCGTCCGAGATGCCGCGCACGAGCTCCGCGTTGCC includes:
- a CDS encoding fatty acid desaturase family protein; the protein is MSVDAPAFDPSTVDLEAFLRDVRALRAEIDATVGEEDLAHLRKIERWGRAATALGAATCWLGPNPLSMAALSLGRSTRWLLMHHVGHRGYDRVPGAPAERTSKGFAKGARRFVDWFDWMLPEAWMFEHNVLHHSHTGEDADPDLLERNAEGSLRREDLPLALRYTQLALLAITWRASYYAPETLASLRRKRRPDGPLTREEWAEVLRSGYAPYALWHFVGLPALFLPLGPWAAFSAACNSLGAEVLTNLHTFLVVGPNHTGEDLYRFDSKPENRGARYLQQVLGTANYRTGGDVNDYLHLWLNYQIEHHLFPDLSMRQYQRVQPQVRALCERHGLPYIQESVWTRARKMVDIVVGKTSMRRLTRREDSGSPGPLSEVA
- a CDS encoding Lrp/AsnC ligand binding domain-containing protein, producing MHTIFVMIKCELGQTYKAAALIADQVDEAAEVYSTSGGYDLLAKFHLEKAQDIGRFVTERIQTLPGIKDTYTITTFSAF
- a CDS encoding DNA repair ATPase; amino-acid sequence: MATESPTPAGETTLEGGSYEVIRARLLTQAEALATQAQDLNERRKKLFGGSEAAVIGNERVRTENNCVARDIVGLGRYLLFGYNVFIGLKKETRVSDVFSLHKFEKTAEGGFDFSEVPATEAGGFLTDARFVKDFGELYKYYKDAKLVQLRRNESRLLAVFQTGQSERDIKVFRFALDTEGNATYLDNQGERDHVFPPSHDFEWTVATREDYVLGQHPHVNILDQVFVETVKGDLTVKVEDNTADGQGIYREPVDDPDQSLDDAEYAYAKIGGLILLRVLPFREQKHRYLVFNTRTQHVARIDAIGNACVRLPEDQGIVFPGGYYLQTGDFKLFDGIGPGLRFKRVIRSPNGEDVLYVFFRADEGCYVLFPYNLVRKEVQNPLQGHGFSLFGDGRLVIFRSTSNEPTRIHPMQVWQTPFVSAEHAAKMPPAPGYLGKVGNAELVRGISDALTLVRLARTDKPSRRTYEDLAGSGTRMLDAFYWLGHEETRLSAGIEQLRRTSELIIDEFEKVLALRKRAQDSLANAVTAQEQVLLRVRPEELQSAEGFMHALSDLRKQRGQLITLKEVRYIDTARLGQMEQQVVDETDRVSADAVGFLQRDEALKPLATRLEELLQKLEPIQTTMELAPLAEDVEQVGKGLEVLSETVGGLQVGDPLARARILEGISELFSRLNRVRAGLIARRKELVGREKRAEFGAQFKLLGQAVESALSVADSPEKCDEGLSRLTVQLEEMEGRFGEFDEFLGQLTQKREELLEAFGQKKQALVDERQRRAQNLFGAAERILTGVNRRAKSFKAEDELHSYFASDSMVLKLRQLAQQLLDVQDSVRADEVLSRVKTARQDALRALRDRNDLYEEGSGAPVIKFGKHRFNVNTQSLDLTLVPREGALYLQLTGTDYAQKLEDPALEQFRPLWDQHLVSETPEVYRAEYLAAQVLLDAEEGKGGVTLAALRQAEHEPNGLLEKVRAHAADRYDEGYERGIHDADAVAILGRLLAMHTGAGLLRFAPTPRAWAALYWALGGEAEEKVLLHRRARSLHRLRGAFGETAELTVLGEEAGTRIGAYLEGVGVRVGPAEARLAGRYLVEELGVERPRFTTSGEAVALKDALIAQLDRTNTRSAFEDDLRGLEKNLPERLRVVRAWVDAFLARREGGPGAAAHVAVEAAVVLLTERKLDREVAGALTSAEVPGMLGQHPRIHDRVLPLRLDEFLTRLSDFRQVRVPAYHAYRGLLRDLLEKERRRLRLEEFTPKVLTSFVRNRLIDEVYLPLIGANLAKQLGSAGENKRTDRMGMLLLMSPPGYGKTTLMEYVASRLGLTFVKVNGPALGHSVTSLDPAEAPNATARQEVERINLSFEMGNNVMLYLDDIQHTDPELLQKFISLCDGQRRVEGVWNGKTRTYDLRGKKFCVVMAGNPYTETGERFRIPDMLANRADTYNLGDILDGKEHLFALSYIENALTSNSVLAPLATREPADIHKLIRMAQGEEIPSGELSYGYAAAELQEIVAVFQRLFRVQDVLLKVNLQYIASAAQDERFRTEPPFKLQGSYRNMGKVTEKVVAAMTNDELERLLDDHYQGESQTLTTAAEQNLLKLQEMRGRLSPTQAARWEEIKQGFARVKRMGGKEDDPVARVTGQLGAIEEQLGAVRDAVVRAAETARAPTGPGPLAEVTPRLESLREALLEVARREAPAPVVQVPAAPDLSPYLQHLAKVLRALAERSVTPAPTAVDLGPVMEQLTQAMKALAERPVAVAPMAAPPPADLGKYMEQMSQAVKVMSERPPAQSLQRAAISGPAPAELGRQLSLVENALAPLERVAKRTLQGGEENLKAMQVWQAVTEALELLQALQRPVG
- a CDS encoding YoaK family protein, with the protein product MSFSEETTARNRFSYFTLALLLAGIAGGVNAIAFFAFGVRISHMTGNVSWFGESFASGRLDNALEAGYLVIAFILGACASEALLETSRKRRRGQYIPALALEIATLGAVAFWGHTNPEMHENFLLRCLAFSMGLQNALTTRVSGAVVRPTHLTGVLTDLGIQAVRVLVWLRDGFRDGGARGLWDRLVGLPRAQQFERARLQMGLALSFVLGSVLGSFLFLSFGTIVLLLPCLGLLMVIALDMSTMASHTPVPST
- a CDS encoding SulP family inorganic anion transporter: MRPALGLGELLPHWKALFSARHLKGDLQAGWRVAAVAIPLSLAIGLASGVSPEVGLLSAMIAGVVCALFGGTSLLISGPAAAMAVLIASAVSQYGLGGLVVIGLGVGLLQVVSGMLGFGRIIRSVPMPVVSGFIAGIGAVLFIWQLPRALGVTPPDESHVFDVFTHLGQLIGEARPVTVFLTLVTLGLTLGLPRVLPRLPAPFIAVAFTTVTAWALSLQVQTLGVLPHAVPQWTLPTLPTSGWGSLLSTVLVMFALSSLASIMSGSAVANLGVGQKHDPDQDLVGLGLGNMAVSLLGGIPVTGALARSALNVRAGAHTRRASIIQAVVVLAVVVLLTPVLAHIPIPALTGVLLALAIRMLHPQDLITLWKASHLEAGVFLVTFLAVVLVDFAAGVQTGIIVALAIAVVRLGRSQTGLLQMETPGPYRFLLSGPLTFLSSATLESLRSEAAGLDPARSVVFDLSDVPSMDASSAGLLVELMESLVETNRRVVIQGARAEVRNALLRHPRGAQLEPLFAISESDVVEKLKGSNPSSTHDRLVHGVERFRQRRRSRYEPLFDQLAHGQKPHTLLITCCDSRISPNLITSTDPGELFIVRNIGNLVPHASSPLAPAVSSAIEYSLLVLGVSDVIVCGHSACGAMKALLAAKPPEGVPGVVDWLAEGKASLEGLPPDTSPEDLAKHNALVQLRHALSNDALRRKHEAGEVKLHAWFYDVGESEVLEYNETTRTWNPLGSKAPGRSASDANGHGPDHGAPSEPAHIV